The Lampris incognitus isolate fLamInc1 chromosome 7, fLamInc1.hap2, whole genome shotgun sequence genome window below encodes:
- the polr1g gene encoding CD3e molecule, epsilon associated protein: MLRDEASPNDGEAGDPGAPPAARRVGHDKVSRYQCPADVVAFRHKPCSGTLASSLSKKNSELWLIKAPASFDPESFRGVEVPLSGLQTLQVPAAAGGGDNRSSHQIYSVLASSHNTSELHLLTSGSQSSRDAVFGPAFSGFLNVCESYGDSGTNQAPNAIPAAPAPSIPPGLRQRFQPFGSKTPTRSRAAICEADGPSPSTPQGRIVKHLPEEEEEGVKKRKKKKKREKSIKVERDDEGAAGAGEEWGWRVKVKEEVVDEEPPSQEGGRPEERRKRKRKKRDRETEEDRVVKQEVTVKCEPTDASYGDEEIVDRKKKKKKKRSKAEED, from the exons ATGTTGAGAGACGAGGCTTCACCGAACGACGGCGAAGCCGGAGATCCCGGCGCCCCGCCAGCGGCGAGGCGGGTGGGCCACG ATAAGGTCAGCAGGTACCAGTGCCCTGCTGACGTTGTGGCTTTCCGCCATAAGCCCTGCAGTGGAACTCTGGCCAGCAGCCTGAGCAAAAAAAACAGCGAGTTATGGCTGATTAAAGCCCCTGCCAGCTTCGACCCAGAAAG TTTCCGCGGTGTCGAGGTGCCCCTCTCAGGACTCCAGACTCTGCAGGTTCCTGCCGCTGCCGGCGGAGGTGACAACAGGAGCAGCCATCAGATCTACAGCGTCCTGGCTTCCTCCCACAACACCTCGGAGCTCCACCTGCTTACCAGCGGAAGCCAGTCGTCCAGGGACGCCGTCTTCGGCCCCGCCTTCTCGGGCTTCCTCAACGTGTGCGAGAGCTACGGCGACAGCGGCACCAACCAGGCGCCCAACGCCATCCCCGCCGCCCCGGCGCCCTCCATCCCACCTGGCTTGAGACAGCGGTTTCAGCCCTTCGGTAGCAAGACGCCCACGCGGAGTCGTGCGGCGATTTGTGAGGCGGACGGCCCGTCCCCCTCGACCCCCCAAGGCCGAATCGTAAAGCACCTcccggaggaagaggaggagggggtgaagaagaggaagaaaaagaaaaagagggagaagagtaTAAAAGTGGAGCGGGATGACGAGGGAGCGGCGGGGGCCGGCGAGGAGTGGGGCTGGCGGGTGAAGGTGAAAGAGGAAGTCGTCGATGAGGAGCCCCCGTCTCAGGAGGGCGGGCGCccggaggagaggaggaagagaaagaggaagaagagggacaGAGAAACGGAGGAAGACCGCGTTGTGAAGCAGGAGGTCACGGTCAAGTGTGAACCCACGGACGCGTCTTACGGGGATGAGGAAATCGTAgaccggaagaagaagaagaaaaagaagagaagcaAAGCCGAGGAGGACTAG